TCATCCTTCATCCGCGATTGGATCAGATACTACTTGACAGTATCACAATTCTGGTTGAGCGGGGTTTTCTCGATACCCTTGACCCAGATATCCTTATCCATCTTACAGATTCCATCAGGGACATATCCATTAAAGAGAAAGCGATTTCCCTTATTGTAATCAAGATTGCTAAAATCGGAGTGCATGCAAGGAACCGGGACATGCTCCAGCGGGCTGTCGGACTGACCTGTATCATAGAAGGGCAGAATACCCGTTCAGCAGCGTTAAGCAGTATCATTGATGAGGCAGCAATTCTTGCCGCCCAGCAAGGTGACCTGGATCTCCTGTTACGGATGAAAGTCTGGAGCAGCTCACTCCTTGAACCGGATCTAGCAACCTTTGCCCTGGCAAATATCATTGAGGGAATAATAAAATATGCCATCAACAAACAATCCGCTGAGGCACTCGAAGAAGCTGCCAGGATAGCACAAGATGTCAATGATCCTTCACTAAAAACACAATTGCTGGAAAGAATCGCTGAAGGATTCGTAATAATTGGTTGTATCCTGTTGCAGGATCCGCACTATCTAACATATGAAAACCGGATCTCATCAGTTCTCGGTCCGTTTGAATGCGGGATAGATCTTATCAAAAAGAATAGTAAATCCCAACAGATCTCACTCAAGATTGCCGGTTTTATTGATCTCATTTTATCGTATTCCCAATCAAGCGAAAATCCTGATTACACGATCATACTGGCCTTGTATGCGTTAGAGATCGAAAATGTCTATGAACGGGATGCTATGATGGCACGGATAATCTCCTGCTTAAGGGACAACGTACCGCCCACAAGCTCAACAGACCCGTACGAAATAATGACAAATCATCTTTTCAGAGATGATGTTGGAGAGTCAAATCCAGTCATCCTTGACCTGATATACCAGATGATTCTGGGAATAAGTAATCCATTCGTCCGTTTTTCAGGCATATGTAATCTTGCAGACTCGGCAATCAAACATGGAGACAGGAATCGGGCCCATAAGTTACTTGATAAAATCTACAACGATATCAGGGATCTGCCTGCCGAATTCCAGAAAGTACTGATCCTTGCCGATTTGGCAACAATATATTCGGATATTGATCCAAAAACTGCTTCAGCGTACCTGAACCAGGGTATGCTGTTGTTGGATCAGGTCGAACCAGAAAAAACGTCGACAGTATGCCGACAAATCATCTTATCCATTGTCCGGCTGAATTCTGTAGCCCCGGAGAATAAATGGAAACAAGTGGCTCTGGATATAATCCAGAAGATAACCGATCCCATTGAATACATCAGCTCACTGGTCGCGGTATTTAATATGTTCAGTCACGACAAAGAGCGATGCAATGATCTGCTGAACATAATGACAGTCGCCATAGAAAAAATTCCATCACCATATGAAAGGGCCTCTACGATTATCGACCTGATCCCACTCGCCATTCAAATGGATAATATCGAGATTTCTTTAAACCTTCTGGAAAAAGCTGAAGCACTGTCCAGAAAGATCAACATCCAATATATCGCAGATATTATCAGGGAAAATATCACCCAGATTTACCTTGTGCTGTACCAAAAACAGAAGGATAAAAAAATCCTCGATCTTGCAATCCGGGTAATAGGCACCATCAATAACGACGAAGTCCGTATTCATCATTTCCAACAAGCCGGCCAGATGAAATCGGTTGATGAGACCTCCCGTTATATAAAGATCAAGATGCTTTCAGAAAAAATATCTCGTGATAATGCTCAATCCGGTCAGATTGCGTCTCTTGAACATCTCGTCAGATCAGTTGCTGACAGAGGTAAAGAGGCACTCTTTTTCTGTGACCTGGCTATTTTTTTCAAACGGGCGGGTGATGGAAAACTTGCCCAGAGGATGAGCCAGTCTGCAATAAAAGAAGCAAGAATCATCCGCCCGCTATCGCGAAGAGCCTATATCATGTGCGATATTGCCCTGAAGATATATGCATCAGGAAGCTATGAGGCTGCACAAGAAATTCTCGATCATGCAATAGATTCCGCAACAAACATCCGGCAGGCATCTGTACGGGACGAAGTGTTTGACGAACTGGGACTGGCAATAAAAATCATGCAGGGGATGTAAATTAGTGAAAACCATCGAGGTTTTTATTACTGGAAGAGTGCAGAAAGTGGGATTCCGGGCATGTATCCGCAGAATTGCTACGGATTTAAACGTCATGGGAACCGTCATGAACCTTTCTGATGGGAGAGTCCATATCTATGCTTCTGGGGAGGCAATGATCCTTGAAAAATTTATCTCAATGATGTACGGGTGCCCCAGAGCGGTCGTTCGTGATGTTCATATCATAGAAATCCCATTGAAAACCTTCGATGATTTTTCAATCATAAAAAGTGATGGTAGAATCAATACTGTACTCTGAATTCGGCATTATTTTTCAGAGAGTGGCAAAAGCCAGATATATGCTCATTAAGTTTTTCAGCAATTATTGTTGTGTAAAACAGATCAATCATATTTCGGAGGAGATTTTCTGAAAGAATGCAGCGATCCGCCGTCAATTCAAAGTCGGCAGGTTTCAGGACATTTTTGGTAATCTGAAACACCAACCGGTCCACCATTTCCGCTTTCAGTGGCTCAATCAGATCCTGAATCAGGCTTCCCTTTCCATCGTGCAACAGACCGATATCAGGATCCAGAAATGCACCAATAACCGAGACAGAACACGTGCCATATAGCATCGCATAACCAAACGAAAGCATGGCGTTGACAGGATCCGTATGAGGTCGCTCAGTTCTCCTCCTGAACCCCCAATCGGGTGGAAGATCACGGGCCATAATCTCATAATACATATCAGATGTCATGCGGTGAAGGCGCCGGATTTCATCCAGTTTGATTAGGTATCCAAGCTCATCCTGGGCATTTTTTAAGAATTCCAGCTCACCTTCGTAAAACAGGTTCGTATTGTGTGCTTCCTGAGATCGTGTAATTGACAACAGCCGGGATCGGATGGATCCCTCAGCGATGGCTATAGCGTACCTGTGACGGGGAATGCTCTGCTGCAATGCCTTAAGTTCCGCATCTCCATTGCTACCAAATGGTTGTATAGTTCCAACCGGAGAACCATCAGGATCAAAAAACGAGATATACACCCCATTTTTAATGAGTTTTGAGACAGTTGTTGAGTTGATCGTATGGCCACCAACAATGAGGAGATGCTTAAAAGAGTCGATAGGATAATATTCAGTTGCTTTTTTTTTCTGCACTATGAGTTGCTTCTGAGTGGATTTGATATGGGCGCCAAAACCTGTAACAGGCAGCCAGGAATATTTCGTCACTTTTAACCCCAAAAATACCGATCCGGTTATCTATTTACTATTCCATTTCGATTGATTAAATCATCGTTTTGCAATGTCTGATACTTCCGAATAATTTTCATTTTGAATTCGTGTTTATGAATACAGTTTTCAGAAGAAAAACTCTGTTTCGGTGATTATAAACCGTTTGAAACACAATATGTAAACTTGTCATGCATTAGCATAACATGGGTGACCGATGTACTGGAATGAGAAGATAGAGACCCTGAAACCTGATGCCTTACATGCACTCCAGCTCAAACGATTGAAAACCACTCTGAACCAAGCGCAAAATATCGATTTTTACCGCAACCAGTTCAAAAGTGCAGGCATCCAGAACTCTTCTATAAAAACTCTGGACGATATTTCAAAAATCCCCTTCACCAGGAAGCAGGATCTCAGGGACGGGTACCCGTTCGGTTTTTTTGCAGTACCTCTGAAAAAGATAATCAGGATTCACACGACATCAGGCACAACAGGAAAACCAACTGTTGTCGGTTATACACGAAAAGATCTTGATACATGGTCCGATCTTATCGCCCGGAATATGACCATGGTGGGCATTACGGATGATGACATTTTCCAGAATATGGTCAATTACGGTATGTTCACCGGAGGTCTTGGATTCCATTACGGAGCAGAAAAGATCGGGATGACCGTGATTCCCAGTGCAACGGGTAATACAAAACGGCAGATCGAGATGATCAACGATTTTGGGGTTACGACAATCCATTGCACTCCCAGTTATGCAATGCACCTGTCTGAAGTCGCTGAAGAAATGGGCACGTCGCTTGACAGCCTGAGAACCGGGATTTTCGGGGCCGAATCCTGGTCAGAAAGCACACGGAAGACCCTTGAAAAGCGCCTGGGAATCACGGCTTATGATTCATACGGGTTAAGCGAACTGTTCGGCCCCGGTGTCGCATTTGAATGTCAGGAACGGGACGGACTGCATATCTGGCACGATAGTTACCTTGTTGAGATCATTGACCCGAAGACCGGTGAGCGGGTGGCAGACGGGGAACGCGGGGAGATGGTTGTGACACCGCTTATGAAAGAAGCCATGCCCCTGCTGAGATACCGTACCGGAGATATTACAATGCTGATGGAGGACGGGTGCCTGTGCAGGAGGGGAACGAAGATCGCACGGATTACCGGAAGGAGTGACGATATGCTGGTCATCCGGGGAATAAACGTGTTCCCGTCCCAGATAGAACATGTCCTCCTGAGGATCCCTGAAGTAGGCAATCAATTTATGGTATATATCGACAGAATAAATCATCTGGACGAGATGACCGTCGAAGTGGAGATCAACCGGGGATTCTTCAGTGGTGAACTGGCAGATCTCGCCCGGCTCCAGAAAAAAGTGGTCAAGGAGTTGCGCGATACACTCGAATTACGGACGACGGTCACTCTTGTGGAACCGGGATCTCTTCCCCGGTTTGAAGGAAAAGCAAAACGAGTAATTGACCGGAGAGAAGCAGAATGACATACTGGGATCCACGCATTGAAAAAATACCCCAAGAAGACCTCAGGAGAATGCAGTATAAATTACTGAAAAGTCTTGTATACCGCCTGTATAGTTTCTCACCATTTTATCATGATCGTATGAAGGAGCAGAAAGTACATCCTGATGATATCCGGGAGCTCACAGATGTCAGGAAATTGCCCTTCATGTTCAAACGCGATCTGCGGGACAATTACCCGGACAGGATTTTTACTGCATCGCAGGACGAACTTGTCAGGTATCATGTTTCTTCGGGAACTACCGGGAAACCAACGGTTGTCGGGTATACGCAGAACGACCTTGATATCTGGACCGCGTCGCTTGCCCGCGGTCTTACATCTATTGGCCTT
Above is a window of uncultured Methanoregula sp. DNA encoding:
- a CDS encoding acylphosphatase, translated to MKTIEVFITGRVQKVGFRACIRRIATDLNVMGTVMNLSDGRVHIYASGEAMILEKFISMMYGCPRAVVRDVHIIEIPLKTFDDFSIIKSDGRINTVL
- the cas1 gene encoding CRISPR-associated endonuclease Cas1 produces the protein MTKYSWLPVTGFGAHIKSTQKQLIVQKKKATEYYPIDSFKHLLIVGGHTINSTTVSKLIKNGVYISFFDPDGSPVGTIQPFGSNGDAELKALQQSIPRHRYAIAIAEGSIRSRLLSITRSQEAHNTNLFYEGELEFLKNAQDELGYLIKLDEIRRLHRMTSDMYYEIMARDLPPDWGFRRRTERPHTDPVNAMLSFGYAMLYGTCSVSVIGAFLDPDIGLLHDGKGSLIQDLIEPLKAEMVDRLVFQITKNVLKPADFELTADRCILSENLLRNMIDLFYTTIIAEKLNEHISGFCHSLKNNAEFRVQY
- a CDS encoding phenylacetate--CoA ligase gives rise to the protein MYWNEKIETLKPDALHALQLKRLKTTLNQAQNIDFYRNQFKSAGIQNSSIKTLDDISKIPFTRKQDLRDGYPFGFFAVPLKKIIRIHTTSGTTGKPTVVGYTRKDLDTWSDLIARNMTMVGITDDDIFQNMVNYGMFTGGLGFHYGAEKIGMTVIPSATGNTKRQIEMINDFGVTTIHCTPSYAMHLSEVAEEMGTSLDSLRTGIFGAESWSESTRKTLEKRLGITAYDSYGLSELFGPGVAFECQERDGLHIWHDSYLVEIIDPKTGERVADGERGEMVVTPLMKEAMPLLRYRTGDITMLMEDGCLCRRGTKIARITGRSDDMLVIRGINVFPSQIEHVLLRIPEVGNQFMVYIDRINHLDEMTVEVEINRGFFSGELADLARLQKKVVKELRDTLELRTTVTLVEPGSLPRFEGKAKRVIDRREAE